One Kitasatospora sp. MAP12-44 DNA segment encodes these proteins:
- a CDS encoding isoprenylcysteine carboxylmethyltransferase family protein: MTAYTVLILLVAVERLAELVVARRNAAWSRHSGGVEYGRGHYPVMVLLHTGLLAGCLAEVPLGARPFLPALGWPMLALALVAQLLRWWCIRTLGPRWNTRVIVVPALPLVTAGPYRLLSHPNYLAVLVEGAALPLVHTAWLTATCFTLLNLPLLGVRLRCENAALTRCAAGAMSG; encoded by the coding sequence ATGACGGCCTACACCGTGCTGATCCTGCTGGTCGCCGTCGAGCGGCTGGCCGAGCTCGTCGTCGCCCGTCGCAACGCCGCCTGGAGTCGGCACAGCGGCGGCGTCGAGTACGGGCGCGGCCACTACCCCGTGATGGTGCTGCTGCACACCGGTCTGCTGGCGGGCTGCCTGGCCGAGGTCCCGCTCGGCGCACGGCCGTTCCTGCCGGCGCTCGGCTGGCCGATGCTGGCGCTGGCGCTCGTCGCCCAGCTGCTGCGCTGGTGGTGCATCCGGACGCTGGGCCCGCGCTGGAACACCCGGGTGATCGTGGTGCCCGCGCTGCCGCTGGTCACGGCCGGGCCGTACCGGCTGCTGAGCCATCCCAACTACCTCGCCGTGCTGGTCGAGGGCGCCGCGCTGCCGCTGGTGCACACCGCCTGGCTGACCGCGACCTGCTTCACGCTGCTCAACCTGCCGCTGCTGGGTGTCCGGCTGCGCTGCGAGAACGCGGCGCTCACCCGCTGCGCCGCCGGGGCGATGAGCGGGTGA
- a CDS encoding 3-oxoacyl-[acyl-carrier-protein] synthase III C-terminal domain-containing protein, which translates to MTRIAAVQGVLPAHRYEQGEIADALAAVCLPDPAVIGDAADRAVLDRVHRSAAVTTRHLALPLERYGELSGFGQANDLFIEEGLRLAEQVLLAALDEAALPAHAVDLVVSTSVTGIAAPSLEARLAGRVGLRPDVKRVPIFGLGCVAGAAGLARLHDYLQGHPEQVAVLLSVELCSLTLQRGDATTAGLVAGALFGDGAAALIAVGRDHPLAATAGGPTVQATRSRLYPGTERALGWDIGDSGFKIVLGAELPELVRLHLGEEVSSFLAEHDLKPSDITGWVCHPGGPKVLEALREALDLDAQALELTWRSLARVGNLSSASVLHILRDTLALRPPPPGTPGLLVAMGPGFCSELVLLRW; encoded by the coding sequence ATGACGCGAATCGCCGCTGTTCAGGGAGTACTCCCGGCACACCGCTATGAGCAGGGCGAGATCGCCGATGCGCTGGCCGCCGTCTGCCTCCCCGACCCCGCCGTTATTGGGGACGCCGCCGACCGGGCGGTGCTGGACCGGGTGCACCGCAGCGCCGCGGTGACCACCCGCCACCTGGCGCTGCCGCTGGAGCGCTACGGCGAACTGAGCGGTTTCGGGCAGGCCAACGACCTGTTCATCGAGGAGGGCCTGCGGCTGGCCGAACAGGTGCTGCTGGCTGCGCTGGACGAGGCCGCACTGCCCGCGCACGCGGTGGACCTGGTGGTCTCCACCTCGGTGACGGGCATCGCCGCGCCCTCGCTGGAGGCCCGGCTGGCCGGCCGGGTGGGACTGCGGCCGGACGTGAAGCGGGTGCCGATCTTCGGCCTGGGCTGCGTGGCGGGCGCGGCGGGTCTGGCCCGGCTGCACGACTACCTCCAGGGCCACCCCGAGCAGGTCGCGGTGCTGCTCTCGGTCGAGCTGTGCTCGCTGACCCTGCAGCGCGGCGACGCCACCACCGCCGGCCTGGTGGCCGGCGCGCTGTTCGGGGACGGCGCGGCCGCGCTGATCGCCGTCGGCCGCGACCACCCGCTCGCCGCCACGGCGGGCGGGCCGACCGTGCAGGCCACCCGCAGCCGGCTCTACCCGGGCACCGAGCGCGCGCTCGGCTGGGACATCGGCGACAGCGGCTTCAAGATCGTGCTCGGCGCCGAACTGCCGGAGCTGGTCCGCCTGCACCTCGGCGAGGAGGTCTCCTCCTTCCTCGCCGAGCACGACCTCAAGCCCTCGGACATCACCGGCTGGGTCTGCCACCCGGGCGGCCCCAAGGTGCTGGAGGCACTGCGCGAGGCACTGGACCTGGACGCCCAGGCGCTGGAGCTCACTTGGCGCTCGCTGGCGCGGGTCGGCAACCTCTCCTCCGCCTCGGTGCTGCACATCCTGCGCGACACCCTGGCGCTGCGCCCGCCACCGCCCGGCACACCCGGGCTGCTGGTGGCGATGGGGCCGGGCTTCTGCTCCGAACTCGTCCTGCTGCGCTGGTAG
- a CDS encoding ATP-binding protein — MSTGRPEAPSTRPVLTGLPRGGQVRRLALFGTRGVVGRCRDFARQALLDWGWLPAGDEEQQAMADDVLLLVSELVTNACQHAGGPQQLLLHGTTDALRVEVTDASPEQPRPRLPLQPGRPGGHGLVTVARLSLRWGVTVRSDRSGKSVWLEVAAPPSGD; from the coding sequence ATGAGCACCGGCCGGCCCGAGGCGCCCAGCACGCGACCCGTGCTCACCGGGCTACCGCGCGGCGGCCAGGTCCGCCGGCTCGCCCTGTTCGGCACCAGAGGCGTGGTCGGCCGCTGCCGGGACTTCGCGCGGCAGGCGCTGCTGGACTGGGGCTGGCTCCCGGCGGGCGACGAGGAGCAGCAGGCGATGGCCGACGACGTCCTGCTGCTGGTCTCCGAACTGGTCACCAACGCCTGCCAGCACGCCGGCGGGCCGCAGCAGTTGCTGCTGCACGGCACCACGGACGCGCTGCGGGTGGAGGTCACCGATGCCAGTCCCGAGCAGCCGCGGCCCCGCCTGCCGCTGCAGCCCGGGCGGCCCGGCGGGCACGGCCTGGTGACCGTGGCCCGCCTGTCGCTGCGCTGGGGGGTCACCGTGCGCTCGGACCGGAGTGGCAAATCCGTCTGGCTGGAGGTCGCCGCGCCGCCGTCCGGGGACTGA
- a CDS encoding aldehyde dehydrogenase family protein produces MTDPTSTVTRLRATYTSGRTKPLAWRLEQLRALRALLTEQTEAFQQALFADLGKSPAEAYRSEVGFTLNELDHTVQHLEEWLRPRPAAVPDAFLPAQARVVRDPLGVVLIIAPWNYPLQLALAPLVGALAAGNTAVVKPSELTPATSAAMAELLPRYLDPEVVTVVEGGVPETTALLEQHFDHIFYTGNGAVGRIVMAAAAKNLTPVTLELGGKSPVLVEPGVDLAATAQRIARGKFLNAGQTCVAPDYILAIGDTATALESHLAQAVRTLYGEDPALSTSYGRVVNERHFDRLTALLADGRVVTGGGHDRAERYVAPTVLADVSPESPVMQAEIFGPILPIIAVPDLDAAIAFVNERDKPLALYAFTDSEQTKQRLTEETSSGALAFGLPVSHLAVPELPFGGVGESGMGRYHGEYSIDTFSHTKAILDKPIS; encoded by the coding sequence ATGACCGACCCGACCAGCACCGTCACCCGCCTGCGCGCCACCTACACCTCCGGCCGCACCAAGCCGCTCGCCTGGCGCCTCGAGCAGCTGCGCGCCCTGCGCGCGCTGCTCACCGAGCAGACCGAGGCCTTCCAGCAGGCCCTCTTCGCCGACCTGGGCAAGAGCCCCGCCGAGGCCTACCGCAGCGAGGTCGGCTTCACCCTGAACGAGCTGGACCACACCGTCCAGCACCTGGAGGAGTGGCTGCGCCCCCGCCCGGCCGCCGTCCCGGACGCCTTCCTGCCGGCCCAGGCCCGGGTGGTGCGCGACCCGCTGGGCGTGGTGCTGATCATCGCGCCGTGGAACTACCCGCTGCAGCTGGCCCTCGCGCCGCTGGTGGGCGCGCTGGCGGCGGGCAACACCGCCGTCGTCAAGCCCAGCGAGCTGACCCCGGCCACCTCGGCGGCGATGGCCGAGCTGCTGCCGCGCTACCTGGACCCGGAGGTCGTCACCGTGGTCGAGGGCGGGGTCCCGGAGACCACCGCGCTGCTGGAGCAGCACTTCGACCACATCTTCTACACCGGCAACGGCGCGGTCGGCCGGATCGTGATGGCCGCCGCCGCCAAGAACCTCACCCCGGTCACCCTGGAGCTCGGTGGCAAGAGCCCGGTGCTGGTCGAGCCGGGCGTGGACCTGGCCGCCACCGCGCAGCGGATCGCCCGCGGCAAGTTCCTCAACGCCGGCCAGACCTGCGTGGCCCCCGACTACATCCTCGCCATCGGCGACACCGCCACCGCGCTGGAGTCGCACCTGGCGCAGGCCGTCCGCACCCTCTACGGCGAGGACCCGGCGCTCAGCACTTCGTACGGGCGCGTGGTCAACGAGCGGCACTTCGACCGGCTCACCGCGCTGCTCGCAGACGGCCGGGTGGTCACCGGCGGCGGCCACGACCGCGCCGAGCGCTATGTGGCACCGACCGTGCTGGCCGACGTCTCCCCCGAGTCGCCGGTGATGCAGGCGGAGATCTTCGGTCCGATCCTGCCGATCATCGCGGTGCCCGACCTGGACGCGGCAATCGCCTTCGTCAACGAGCGCGACAAGCCGCTCGCGCTCTACGCCTTCACCGACTCCGAGCAGACCAAGCAGCGGCTGACCGAGGAGACCTCCTCCGGCGCCCTCGCCTTCGGCCTGCCGGTCTCCCACCTGGCGGTGCCCGAGCTGCCGTTCGGCGGCGTCGGCGAGAGCGGCATGGGCCGCTACCACGGCGAGTACTCGATCGACACCTTCAGTCACACCAAGGCGATCCTCGACAAGCCGATCAGCTGA
- a CDS encoding NAD(P)/FAD-dependent oxidoreductase — MIDLLIVGGGPAGLATAIHAALAGLEAVVLEPRPAPIDKACGEGLMPGGVRELAELGVAVQGRPLRGIRYLDAGRRAEGRFTGGEGLGVRRTDLHRALSVRAAGLGVPVLPLKAGPLRQDADTVGTAGLTARYLVAADGLHSPIRRSLGLRLPDPRPPRYGLRRHFALEPWTDCVEVHWSARAEAYVTPLGPELLGVAVLTADRAPFAEQLAAFPALAERLHAAPAGAVRGAGPLRQPVRARVAGRVLLVGDAAGYLDALTGEGVSLALAAAARLVHCVRADRPQAYERAWRQVSRRHRLLTGSLLAIRARPRLARRIVPAAALLPPVFAALVNQLG, encoded by the coding sequence GTGATCGACCTGCTGATCGTCGGCGGCGGGCCGGCCGGTCTGGCCACCGCGATCCACGCCGCGCTGGCCGGCCTGGAGGCGGTGGTCCTCGAACCGCGTCCGGCACCGATCGACAAGGCCTGCGGCGAGGGCCTGATGCCCGGCGGGGTGCGGGAGCTGGCCGAGCTGGGGGTCGCCGTCCAGGGCCGTCCGCTGCGTGGCATCCGCTACCTGGACGCCGGCCGCCGGGCCGAGGGCCGGTTCACCGGGGGCGAGGGTCTTGGCGTGCGGCGCACCGACCTGCACCGGGCGCTGTCCGTACGGGCGGCCGGCCTGGGCGTCCCCGTCCTGCCGCTCAAGGCCGGTCCGCTGCGCCAGGACGCCGACACCGTCGGCACGGCCGGCCTGACCGCGCGCTACCTGGTCGCGGCGGACGGCCTGCACTCGCCGATCCGGCGCTCGCTGGGCCTGCGGCTGCCCGACCCGCGCCCGCCCCGGTACGGGCTGCGCCGGCACTTCGCGCTGGAGCCCTGGACGGACTGCGTCGAGGTGCACTGGTCGGCGCGGGCCGAGGCCTATGTCACCCCGCTGGGCCCCGAGTTGCTCGGCGTGGCGGTGCTGACCGCCGACCGCGCGCCCTTCGCCGAGCAGCTGGCCGCCTTCCCCGCGCTGGCCGAACGGCTGCACGCAGCGCCGGCCGGCGCGGTACGCGGCGCCGGGCCGCTGCGCCAGCCCGTCCGGGCCCGGGTGGCCGGGCGGGTCCTGCTGGTCGGCGACGCCGCCGGCTACCTGGACGCGCTCACCGGCGAGGGCGTCTCACTCGCCCTGGCCGCCGCCGCCCGCCTGGTGCACTGCGTGCGCGCCGACCGGCCGCAGGCGTACGAGCGGGCCTGGCGGCAGGTCTCCCGGCGCCACCGGCTGCTGACCGGCTCACTGCTGGCCATCCGCGCCCGGCCGCGCCTCGCGCGGCGGATCGTCCCCGCCGCCGCCCTGCTCCCGCCGGTCTTCGCCGCCCTGGTCAACCAGTTGGGGTGA
- a CDS encoding MFS transporter: MSHAPTHAAPRSTSKERGATPLILALGLAAMVVAMAQTQVVPILALLQKQLHTGAAGVSWVTTAALLSAAVFTPLLGRVGDQFGKKRTLVAVLGVMVIGSVLAATTTSLTLLIIARVLQGSATAIFPLALSVIRDEVPQEKLHGAMALVSGTLAFGSGLSLVATGLLTQGSHPNYHLVFWFSTALTLLALAAVALLVPNGGKPTGGRIDVLGAVTLAVFLVLLLLGISQGHEWGWSSGRTIGCLVGAVVMAAVWVLVELRVANPLVDMRMFVHRQVLFTNLTGLFVGFASFAQFIGISYLVQMPERIAGYGFTASVLRASVEYLLPSALISLAAAPLGGKLVHRIGARFTLAIGALVGVAGFAWLAWGHGSSPAVIIAGMLTGISISFGYAAMPALIAASVPLHQTGIANGINSISRSVGSSIASAVVTSLLASKTISYAKLGIALPAESQFTLSFVIAAGALLLAAVVALVGLSKHHRPLGAALPVAGSAPAEAVTVKA, from the coding sequence ATGAGTCACGCACCGACCCACGCCGCACCCAGATCCACCAGCAAGGAGCGCGGCGCCACCCCGCTGATCCTCGCGCTCGGCCTCGCGGCGATGGTCGTGGCCATGGCGCAGACCCAGGTCGTCCCGATCCTCGCCCTGCTCCAGAAGCAGCTGCACACCGGCGCCGCCGGCGTCAGCTGGGTCACCACCGCCGCCCTGCTCTCCGCGGCCGTCTTCACGCCACTGCTCGGCCGGGTCGGCGACCAGTTCGGCAAGAAGCGCACGCTCGTCGCCGTCCTGGGGGTGATGGTGATCGGCTCGGTCCTTGCGGCCACCACCACCTCGCTGACCCTGCTGATCATCGCCCGGGTCCTGCAGGGCTCCGCCACCGCGATCTTCCCGCTCGCCCTCTCGGTGATCCGCGACGAGGTCCCGCAGGAGAAGCTGCACGGGGCGATGGCCCTGGTCAGCGGCACCCTGGCGTTCGGCAGCGGCCTCTCACTGGTGGCCACCGGCCTGCTCACCCAGGGCAGCCACCCCAACTACCACCTGGTCTTCTGGTTCTCCACCGCGCTGACCCTGCTCGCGCTGGCCGCCGTCGCCCTGCTCGTCCCCAACGGCGGCAAGCCCACCGGCGGACGGATCGACGTGCTCGGCGCCGTCACCCTCGCGGTCTTCCTGGTCCTGCTGCTGCTCGGCATCTCGCAGGGCCATGAGTGGGGCTGGAGCTCGGGCCGGACCATCGGGTGCCTGGTCGGCGCCGTCGTGATGGCCGCGGTCTGGGTCCTGGTCGAACTGCGGGTCGCCAACCCGCTGGTGGACATGCGGATGTTCGTCCACCGCCAGGTGCTCTTCACCAACCTGACCGGCCTCTTCGTGGGCTTCGCCTCCTTCGCCCAGTTCATCGGCATCTCCTACCTGGTGCAGATGCCCGAGCGGATCGCCGGCTACGGCTTCACCGCCTCCGTGCTGCGCGCCTCGGTGGAGTACCTGCTGCCCAGCGCGCTGATCTCGCTGGCCGCCGCCCCGCTCGGCGGCAAGCTGGTGCATCGGATCGGTGCCCGCTTCACCCTGGCGATCGGCGCCCTGGTCGGCGTGGCCGGCTTCGCCTGGCTGGCCTGGGGCCACGGCTCCAGCCCCGCCGTGATCATCGCGGGCATGCTCACCGGCATCTCCATCTCCTTCGGCTACGCCGCGATGCCCGCCCTGATCGCCGCCAGCGTGCCGCTGCACCAGACCGGCATCGCCAACGGCATCAACTCCATCTCGCGCTCCGTCGGCAGCTCGATCGCCAGCGCGGTGGTCACCTCGCTGCTCGCCTCCAAGACGATCAGCTACGCCAAGCTCGGCATCGCGCTGCCCGCCGAGAGCCAGTTCACCCTGAGTTTCGTGATCGCCGCCGGTGCGCTGCTGCTCGCCGCCGTCGTCGCCCTGGTGGGATTGAGCAAGCACCACCGCCCGCTCGGAGCCGCCCTCCCGGTGGCCGGGAGCGCCCCGGCCGAGGCCGTCACGGTCAAGGCCTGA
- a CDS encoding MarR family transcriptional regulator, protein MTPTTATPTPLQLMDQLAQAAAGYYRAFARVAAERGLTLMQGKMLSLLRQPMAMRHLAELLACDASNVTGIVDRLEARDLVRREVDPADRRIKNVLLTEEGEQTVRQIRAELMSSLTGLEQLDDDERQAFQQLLGRVFPGV, encoded by the coding sequence ATGACCCCCACCACCGCCACGCCCACGCCCCTCCAGCTGATGGACCAGCTCGCCCAGGCCGCCGCGGGCTACTACCGCGCCTTCGCCCGCGTCGCCGCCGAGCGCGGGCTCACCCTGATGCAGGGCAAGATGCTCAGCCTGCTCCGGCAGCCGATGGCCATGCGGCACCTGGCCGAGCTGCTGGCCTGCGACGCCTCCAACGTCACCGGCATAGTCGACCGGCTGGAGGCGCGCGACCTGGTGCGCCGCGAGGTGGACCCGGCCGACCGGCGGATCAAGAACGTGCTGCTGACCGAGGAGGGCGAGCAGACCGTGCGGCAGATCCGCGCCGAGCTGATGTCCAGCCTGACCGGGCTCGAACAGCTGGACGACGACGAGCGGCAGGCCTTCCAGCAGCTGCTCGGACGGGTCTTCCCGGGCGTCTGA
- a CDS encoding UbiA family prenyltransferase: protein MYSIEAARAVGSARGLLLAAHPAPAFAVTAVAVALAAGSGRGAAGSLLAGAAVLAGQLSIGWCNDRVDLRRDVAAGRGDKPLVTGAARPGAVALAAGGALALCVPLSLANGLSAGSAHLVGVAAAWAYNLGVKRTVLSWLPYALAFGLLPAFVTLALPGHPWPAGWATAAGALLGTGAHAANVLPDIEDDLRAGVRGLPQRLGRGWARVLAAGPLLAASVVLVLGPPGRVGVGGWATLAGAAALALLTGSAATRGRTPFLAALGLAALDVALLVLRGVTLS from the coding sequence ATGTACAGCATCGAGGCCGCGCGGGCGGTCGGTTCGGCGCGCGGGCTGCTGCTCGCCGCGCACCCCGCACCCGCGTTCGCCGTCACGGCGGTGGCGGTCGCGCTGGCGGCGGGCAGTGGGCGCGGGGCGGCGGGCAGCCTGCTGGCCGGTGCGGCCGTGCTCGCCGGGCAGCTGTCGATCGGCTGGTGCAACGACCGGGTCGACCTGCGCCGGGACGTCGCCGCCGGGCGGGGAGACAAGCCGCTGGTCACCGGCGCGGCGCGCCCGGGCGCGGTGGCGCTGGCCGCGGGCGGCGCGCTCGCGCTGTGCGTGCCGCTGTCACTGGCGAACGGGCTGTCGGCAGGCAGCGCGCATCTGGTCGGCGTCGCGGCCGCGTGGGCGTACAACCTGGGCGTCAAGCGGACGGTGCTCTCCTGGCTGCCCTACGCGCTCGCCTTCGGCCTGCTGCCCGCCTTCGTCACGCTCGCGCTGCCCGGCCACCCCTGGCCCGCCGGCTGGGCGACGGCGGCCGGCGCGCTGCTCGGGACGGGGGCGCACGCCGCCAATGTGCTGCCCGACATCGAGGACGATCTGCGCGCCGGCGTGCGCGGGTTGCCGCAGCGGCTGGGTCGCGGGTGGGCCCGGGTGCTGGCCGCCGGTCCGCTGCTTGCGGCCTCGGTGGTGCTGGTGCTCGGACCGCCGGGCCGGGTCGGGGTGGGCGGCTGGGCGACGCTGGCCGGCGCAGCCGCGCTCGCGCTGCTCACGGGGTCGGCCGCCACCCGTGGGCGCACCCCGTTCCTGGCCGCCCTCGGGCTGGCCGCGCTGGACGTCGCACTGCTGGTGCTGCGCGGGGTGACGCTCAGCTGA
- a CDS encoding molybdopterin-dependent oxidoreductase, which produces MTGPLIAAEGFEAVSHRTCPLCEATCGLTVTLGPAPDGGGPPAISVRGDEQDPFSRGYLCPKGVALGQLHNDPDRLRTPLIRRGATWTEVGWDEAFAEAGRLLAPVVREHGRDAVAVYLGNPTVHNHGASLYTRVLVQALGTGYRFSASTVDQMPKQVASGLMYGTDLSIAIPDLDRTDYLLILGANPLVSNGSLLTAPDLPGRLRALRRRGGRLVVVDPRRTRTAEVADEHLEIRPGSDALLLAGLAHTLLAEGLADPAQATPHLNGLAELRLALAPFTPEAVAAATRIPAATIRRLARELAAAPSAAVYGRIGTTTTAFGTAASWLVDVVNTLTGNLDRPGGVLWPEPAAGSPNTTGEPGRGRGVRVPGSRRTRVRQLASVFGEFPAAALAEEIDVPGPGQLRALITFAGNPVLSTPNSARLAGALASLEAMVSIDAYLNETTRHAHVLLPAASPLTRSHYDLVFTGFAIRNTAKYSPPSLPLAAGELDESEVLLRLACTALGGALSPDELDDLTAADTARRLAADPSSPAYGRDPVELLAAVAHRRRQDRLLDLQLRGGPYGDGFGAKPEGLSLDALEAAPHGLDLGPLRPRLPGVLRTPSGKVELAPPQLLAEAQRLADHLAELAAAPADGLLLVGRRQLRSNNSWMHNVPLLAGGSNRCTLQLNPADAERLGITADGPVTVRSRVGEVSATAEITDTVMPGVVSLPHGWGQGGPGTRGAVAAREPGVNSNLLTDEGPLDLLSGTAVLNGIPVEVQAG; this is translated from the coding sequence ATGACCGGGCCATTGATCGCCGCCGAGGGCTTCGAAGCCGTCAGCCACCGCACCTGCCCGCTGTGTGAGGCCACTTGCGGGCTCACCGTCACGCTCGGCCCGGCCCCGGACGGCGGCGGACCGCCCGCGATCTCGGTCCGCGGCGACGAGCAGGACCCGTTCAGTCGCGGCTACCTCTGCCCCAAGGGTGTCGCACTCGGCCAACTGCACAACGACCCCGACCGGTTGCGCACACCGCTGATCCGGCGCGGCGCGACCTGGACGGAGGTCGGCTGGGACGAGGCCTTCGCCGAGGCCGGCCGGCTGCTCGCGCCGGTGGTCCGCGAGCACGGCCGCGACGCCGTCGCGGTCTACCTCGGCAACCCCACCGTGCACAACCACGGCGCCTCGCTCTACACCCGGGTGCTGGTCCAGGCGTTGGGCACCGGCTACCGGTTCAGCGCCAGCACGGTCGACCAGATGCCCAAGCAGGTTGCCTCCGGCTTGATGTACGGCACCGACCTGTCCATCGCGATCCCGGACCTGGACCGCACCGACTACCTGCTGATCCTGGGCGCCAACCCGCTGGTCTCCAACGGCAGTCTGCTCACCGCGCCCGACCTGCCCGGACGGCTGCGCGCGCTGCGCCGGCGCGGTGGGCGGCTGGTGGTCGTGGACCCGCGCCGCACCAGGACCGCCGAAGTCGCCGATGAGCACCTGGAGATCCGTCCGGGCAGCGACGCGCTGCTGCTGGCCGGCCTGGCCCACACCCTGCTCGCGGAGGGGCTGGCCGACCCGGCGCAGGCCACCCCGCACCTCAACGGACTCGCCGAACTCCGGCTCGCCCTGGCTCCGTTCACCCCCGAGGCGGTCGCCGCGGCGACCCGGATCCCAGCCGCGACGATCCGCCGGCTGGCCCGCGAACTCGCCGCCGCCCCCAGCGCCGCCGTCTACGGCCGGATCGGCACCACCACCACGGCCTTCGGCACCGCCGCCAGTTGGCTGGTCGACGTCGTCAACACCCTGACCGGCAACCTGGATCGGCCCGGCGGTGTGCTCTGGCCCGAACCCGCCGCCGGTTCGCCCAACACCACCGGCGAGCCCGGCCGCGGCCGGGGCGTCCGGGTGCCCGGCTCGCGTCGCACCCGGGTGCGCCAACTGGCCAGCGTCTTCGGGGAGTTCCCGGCCGCCGCGCTCGCCGAGGAGATCGACGTACCCGGGCCCGGCCAGCTGCGCGCCCTGATCACCTTCGCGGGCAACCCGGTGCTCTCCACCCCCAACAGCGCCCGACTCGCCGGCGCACTGGCCTCGTTGGAGGCGATGGTCAGCATCGACGCCTACCTCAACGAGACCACCCGGCACGCGCACGTCCTGCTGCCGGCCGCCTCCCCGCTCACCCGCAGCCACTACGACCTGGTCTTCACCGGCTTCGCGATCCGCAACACCGCCAAGTACTCGCCGCCCAGCCTGCCTTTGGCAGCGGGTGAGTTGGACGAGTCCGAGGTGCTGCTCCGGCTGGCCTGCACCGCGTTGGGCGGGGCGCTGAGCCCCGACGAACTGGACGACCTCACCGCCGCCGACACCGCCCGCCGCCTCGCTGCCGACCCCTCCTCCCCGGCGTACGGCCGAGACCCGGTGGAGCTGCTCGCCGCCGTCGCCCACCGGCGGCGCCAGGACCGGCTGCTGGACCTGCAACTGCGCGGCGGACCGTACGGCGACGGCTTCGGCGCCAAGCCGGAGGGCCTGAGCCTGGACGCCCTCGAAGCCGCCCCGCACGGCCTGGACCTCGGCCCACTGCGGCCCCGGCTGCCCGGCGTACTGCGCACCCCCAGCGGCAAGGTGGAACTCGCCCCGCCGCAACTGCTCGCCGAGGCACAGCGGTTGGCCGACCACCTGGCCGAGCTGGCCGCCGCCCCGGCCGACGGCCTGCTGCTGGTGGGCCGACGCCAGCTGCGCTCCAACAACTCCTGGATGCACAACGTCCCGTTGCTGGCCGGCGGCAGCAACCGCTGCACCCTGCAGCTGAATCCGGCCGACGCCGAGCGCCTGGGCATCACCGCGGACGGCCCGGTGACGGTGCGTTCACGGGTGGGCGAGGTCTCGGCGACCGCGGAGATCACCGACACCGTGATGCCCGGCGTGGTCAGCCTGCCGCACGGCTGGGGCCAGGGCGGTCCCGGCACCCGTGGCGCGGTGGCCGCGCGCGAGCCCGGCGTCAACAGCAACCTGCTGACCGACGAGGGCCCGTTGGACCTGCTGTCGGGCACCGCGGTGCTCAACGGCATCCCGGTGGAGGTCCAGGCCGGCTGA